CGTCGCTCCTCACGAAGCGGTCAGGCGAGCACGGGAGATCCGGCCCGTCGTTCCGCATGGTAGCCCCGACCCAGCGACCCGCTCCTTGGCAGAAGGGTTCCCCAAGCGAAGGGCGTTCATGCTCTATCCAACCCCCTGCTGGGGGTGACATGTTCCCGATACGCCGCAAGCGAACGAGGTTTTAAGGGAGCACAAACACAATCGCGCGGTTATGCGATCGTCAGGTCCTCCGACGACCGGCATAACCGCACGATCAAGGGTGAAGTTAGGGAGTGTCCCGCCGATCTCGCCGTGGCGATCTAAGGGACACGGCCTAGTGCGCGTCCTCGTACGCCTGGACGATCGAGGCGGCAATACGACCGCGCTCACTCACGGGGTGTCCGTGAGCCTTAGCCCAGGCGCGGATCTCCGCGCTCTTCTCGCGGGTCATGGCTCGCTGGCCCCCGCCGCCCGCACCACGACGGCGCCCACGGGCCTGCCCGCTGTCCGCGCGCCGCGCGCTGCTGACGAAAGGCGACAGGGCCTCGCGAAGCCGCTTCGCGTTGCCGTCGCTCAGGTCAATCTCATATGACGTGCCGTCAATCGCGAAGGTGACCGTCTCATTGGCCTCGCCGCCATCGAGATCGTCGATGAGAATCACCTGCGTGTGCTTGGCCATCCGGCAATCCTTTCGCAGCCCATAGTTTGATTCGTCAGCCAAACATATACCCGGTTTCCCCTGGCTGACAATTCAAGATTGCGGATTCTCAGGAACCTCTGAGTCCGGTGACTTCTCGCGTGGCTCCCGTGCCGTGCGGAGACCCGCCGCGTCGGAACGTACCAACTTTACGATGCCGTAGACGACCGCGCCGGCGACGACCACGGAAGGTATCAAGGCGGACAATACCTCTGTCATTCTGCCTCGCTCGTGCCGGGGGTGTCATTAGGTGCACCCGAGGAAATTCCGAGGACGTGGCAAGGTCGCCGGCCTCTTGCCGGGCCGGGCGCCCTGATACGACCATAGCGCCGGGAGGGACCGGACGCGCCTTCCGGGGTGCCCCAGGAGGGCCCGGGTAATCCCCGTCTCTCCAGCGGCCTTACCGGATGCACTCGAAATCGTACCCAGAATGCCGACCGGGGCGGTCACCGCTCCCCGGGCGTCCCTCCGTTTCACCGCTCGCGCACTTCCCGTACGACGGCGGGCGGCGGGATCGACACTCCCTCGGGTTCGGCGAGGCCGGTGCCGTAAGGGCAGGTGAGAGGCCTTGCGGCCAGGCCGGACAGACATGGTCCGACAAGTGCGAAGCCGCAAAGACGCTCGTGGAAAAAGGCCGGCCGCAGGACGTAGGGCCGTTGAAGAGCTCGGTCGA
This DNA window, taken from Microbispora sp. ZYX-F-249, encodes the following:
- a CDS encoding histone-like nucleoid-structuring protein Lsr2, whose translation is MAKHTQVILIDDLDGGEANETVTFAIDGTSYEIDLSDGNAKRLREALSPFVSSARRADSGQARGRRRGAGGGGQRAMTREKSAEIRAWAKAHGHPVSERGRIAASIVQAYEDAH